The Gambusia affinis linkage group LG09, SWU_Gaff_1.0, whole genome shotgun sequence DNA window ttacaaatatttaataaggTTCACAAATTTTATTAAACGGACAAAAGCGCTTCAACTCTTTGTCACGTGGTGTGTTCTGTCAGATTGGAGTGGAGGAGGTTCAACTAGAGCTGCAGCGAAGGGATGAGCTGATTCATCAGGTAGGAGCGCAGAAACCAGTCAGGATGTTCATTGGAATAGAAATCATGCATATTAATGTTTGCAGTTCTCTGTCATTCATCACCTCATATGGATTTTTAACTACGTGTTTGTTGGACAGAAAAACTCGCAGTTAAAGCACCTGGAGGAAACCGTGGAGGAATATTCAGAAGTCATAAAGGCAATTATGTTCACAACCATAATAGGGTGTTCGCAATCTGAGAAAAGCTGAGCGTAAATTGTCGCGTGCTCACAGTCCTGTTGTTGGCCGTTTCTGTGCTGCAGGACCTCAGGCTGACGAAGCAGGAGCTGATCtaccagctggaggagagacgagACGAGGCTTCATTGTAACCCCGCCTTCCAGATCCTTAACATTCACAGGTTTCTTACAGGGCAGGTTCCTCATTCTGAGGTTGTGCTGTTGTTTGTTGTCAGTGCTGCTGTGACTGAGGCGATGAGAGAGGAGGGGAGACAGCCCAATCCTCACCTGTCCATAGCAGAGGAAATCCACCAGCTCTTCTCATCTGCTGGAATGAATTTCTGCACAAATGAGACCATGGATTCCATCTCTGAGGCGTCTGATCTGGACAACAATGTAAAACGCTCAAAGTTTTGTGATGAATTTACTAAAACGAGTCTTGGTGAATAACTATGCAACCAATATTTGATgaataataatgatttattaCATTCTCCAGACTCAAAATACTTCATATAATTTACAGAGTTTGGTTCATCAACTGTGACTTCATTTTCTGTCTTACCGGGAGTAGCCACAAGAGTGCGCCGCATTCAAGCTGTGTTTTTCAGAAAGTGTTGTGTGaatgaagcagaagaaatgaGTCTTGTGTTGCATTGTACCTGCAGATGGAGTCTGGTGAGAAGGAGCAGCTGGAATCTTCCATTCTTGCAACTAACCTCCAACCCAAACGGTACGTTTGTTTGCAAATATAATCAATATGTATGTTCTGCATCCAACGTTTCTCAGATGTTTAGTTCTTGTATGTAATTGTTTTGTGTCTCTTATCTCTCTCCTGATAGTGGAAGCAGGTGTGCTGCTATCTTGAGGGCCACCATCCGGAAGCTGATCATGCTGTGTCTCTTCAGCGTGTGTGTTTTGGTCTTTATATTATGTGGATTTTGGGTTCGAAACGCTGGCAACTTTTTCAGCAACAGTTTGATAATGTTACCACCCTACGTCAGCGTCCAATATGAGGCATTACCTCCCATTTAATCTATCCTCGACCTGTTTCAGCTTGGATCTCAGGTTCTGGTAAACAGCAGGAATTTGACTTGAAGAACCTCTGTACATGTATGCTAAGCTATATTTACACAAAAGTAAAGTTGCAAAATGGTCACTTCAGTTTGAGTGTCTTGTTAACCTGGTTATCTTACAACAATGATGACTGTGTCCAGCACTCAGTCAGTATCACTCTCCACAATGCTAAGATCCCTGGTAAAGAAGCAGGTTGTTCGCAGAGTGATATATCCAAGAACATCAATGGGAAGTTGTGTAGAAGGAAAACGTGAGATGGGAAACAAGCAGCAGGGATGAGTTCCGGTTTGAGAGGATTGTAAAGCAGAAGGCTGGAGCAGATTGATTAGTGTTGATTAATGGTTCAGATTCAAAAGTACCTGTACATGACTTTAATGACGGCTGACCAAAACCCCACAGAGAATCTGTGAAGAGAAGCCAGGCCCAACAAAGCAGTCATGACACCTCAGCAGAGCCACAGTGCCTTCATGCCACGCCGGCATTGATACAGTAATTCATTCAATAGGAGCCCTGGTTGTACtgtacatgaaaatgtttttgttcttcattcatcTTAGGTGATGGCTCTAATTTTCTGAggaactgaatttattttagctgtAAACCATGATTATGGTTGAATACTTGAATTATAACATATTcatatgagtttcactttctgaattgATTATTAGTTGTTCATTGATATTTTCATGGCTTAGTGTACATTGAATGAAGAGCTCTCATGGACCAAACCATTATTGACAAAGTACAATTTATTGAACTCTGGAAATTAGTCCTAGTCTTCATTTATGACGATAATCACATTTCAGCCATGCTGATTGGTGCATTAAGAGCTTTTCCCCTCGTGGTTGATCCACCCAGCCGAGTTGAAGGAGCTCTGCTCTGGAGGAAATCAACCCTCCGGGTGGGGAGGATCACAAACTGGATCCCATTTGGAGCAGAGAGGATGCTGAGACGATCCGAGTCGGGGGATGTTTATAAATAGACGCTTGCTGGTGATTCATCAGCTGCTCGTGTTCTCCGCATCCTAACTTGGCCGCCGCTGGATGCTGATGACGGGCCGCTTCGCCTCCTGTCACTCTGATGGAGCTCCGACACGGAAACGCTGAGGTACGACAAATCGGAACCGGGGAGCAACAGGCCAGTTAGATCCGGTTCGGAAGAGGAGGGGACCCGCTGTGGCGGCGGCATGTTCTGATCGGAGAGCCGGAAGTGTAGCTGCTGCTGGCGGGATGAAGGCTCCGCGGAGACCGAGGCAGACGCTGCTCCTTCCCCGACTGTGCGTCGGCGCGGCGGGTCTGCTCGCAGCTGTCTGGGTCTTCCACCTCTCTGAAATTACAGGTGCTCTAAGAATGTGGTGTCTGCTCGTTCAAACGCACCAATTAAATTCGAATGAGAATGGAagttttgtgaaatgaaatttgatttaaatttcatCCCAGGAGCATGTGGTTATCTGCTTTATTCTAGGTTTCCAGGGCCAAACTGGGGAGACTGGCAGGCACTTCTCTAAAAGAGAACTcattcagcaaacagaagacaACCACAATGGCAGTATTTCCAGATCAGGTGAGACTTTCCTGTCTCTTCTGCTGTCCCATTTCATGTTGGACTTTACCTTTGCAACCATAATTAGGCAGAGAATTTGCTGTTGTTGacgtgcatttgttttgttgagtgAAAGTGTGGCGTCTCATCTCTATTAATGTGTTTCATTCATGTCTGCTTGATGTGCCTCCCTGttcattttttcatttcctccaaCTCTGCACATCTAGATGTTTGAACACGATCAGGCCTTTGAGGGACCCAGTTGCTAGGAAACTGAATGCTGAATTTGTGGTCGGATGTTGCGCGTTTCTCTGTTGTAGTTCAAAGTGCCTGCACCGTCGTAATGATCTGCTGATTGTGACAAGCCTGTCTGTCACTGGAGCTAGTTGACTCTTTGGTTTATTCGGCAGCAGACGCACAAAAATGATCTAATTTATTTGAGAGTCATTTTtagtttcttcattttgttgtattttgacaagtgaaaaaaaaaatccaaactatttagagtttggatttctttttatcttatcAAAGTAAGTTAGAAAGGAAGTACATTTACCATAGCCAGCCCTAGCTGCAAACTTTGCACCATGTAGCTCTGCAAACAGAGGTGCCCCAAGAGAACTATACTCAAAAATGGGGGTTATGTTTACAGACTCTTGATAATTACTGATGCTTGTGTGCTGTGTTGATCACTGGGTAGATCAGGTGCACGAAACTACCAGGCtttgctctgttttctgttttcacacagtCGGTCACAGCAGATTGAAGCTCTTGCAGGGCAGCTTCTGCTGGAGAGTTCGTCCTGTTTAATGAGTGCTTTCCTTTCCTTAAGTTACCTTTCTTTtagatttattgaaatgaacaGGCTGCAGTGTTTTGTTATTGATGATGAAGTTTAACGTGTGAAGACAGTGTCCAGAAGAAATCGTAACCTTAGGATTTATCTCACTTTAATAATAGTTTCTTTGCTTAGATGCTGCCAACCCTTACCTTTATTAATCATGATGACTCACtactagataaaaaaaaacaaaaatcatttggCATAAAGCTGCTTGGATGATTGTTTTTGCTTCCCTCAAAAAGGATTTTCTTGCAGGATTCAAATCTCACATATGTTCTCTCAACGTGGGTTCTTTCTCGGTATTGAACCAAATGAAATCGTAAacattagaatttttttctctggcCTTTTTCAAGAACCACACAAGGCggcttttctttctgcagaatGAAGCCGCCTGCTCTGTTATTGTTGAAAAAATCCTAACCTGGTCAGAAATACTGCAACTACAGTAAATGGAGAACTCTGGCTCAgaataaaactacaaacagtttacattgtttttgtctAGACAGTTATTATGGCCGCTTACACTCACGTCATCTCATAATCGACTAATCTGCAAgttttttgatattttcctctttttcagaTGTCCTTAGTTCAGTTATATTCATATCCATATTCTCCATCTTTTTCCAGCTATACATGAGTTCCCAGAGGACATCTTTACTCTGGCTCAGAGGAGACAGGGAGCCATGCTCCTGCATGTTCTTTGTGTGAGTATCAACTCAGAGGCAGACTGAAAatacaaacttgttttctttctctaaaaGAATAAGTTGCCTTTGATCATCTCTCTTCTCCTTTTTAACAGGCGATCTACATGTTTCATGCTCTGGCCATTGTgtgtgatgtttattttgtgccaTCATTGGAAAAAGTATCAGAGGTAGAACGATAAACTTTAGAactgtgttttgaaattcaAACAGTATGCTTTATTCTGAGAACTAGTTCtgtcaaaaactcaaaatttccttagtaagaagtatttttatgaacactataaatcaaaatgtgtAAGAAAGTTAATATAAATTTGGCATCTTAGGATATTTTCTATCAATTCCAACAGAACCTCCAGCTCAGTCAGGATGTTGCCGGGGCAACCTTCATGGCAGCTGGGAGCTCCGCCCCTGAACTCTTCAcctctctgattggtcagtgAGATGCTGATCTCATCAGTGACATTTTGATGAAACTCTGACATGTTCCAGTTTAGTTATTGGAGTCCAGTTTGGGctggaaaatgttaaatcagTGGAGGCATCTGAACAAAATGTCCCAAGGCTTTCATAACTATGAACATCAGACGCTTGGAAagacctttttgtttgttttttacttgtaaaatacatgcaattatttttaatgctaatAACTCTGGTCCATTTTACGGGTAAAACTCCAACAAATGAAGCAGGTTCACAGTACTATGAAACTATCGCATCGGTTTCTTTGTGAAAACTCTCATTTATGAAGTTGAAAAGCATATTTGTGAAACTGTGTgtttaattgaataaatttgaaatgttgaaaacgTTTGGCTTTTATAAATATAAGTATTTCAGCAAATCTAACTAACATTGTCTTAGGATCACACAGgcagtggaaataaaaaaaacaacaaaaacatttttatctgaagggaaaatacaatatatatctatattttttaatatgtattaGAGAGGATTGATGGTGTTCATATTGTCTGAATTAATGTCACGGTTGTGCTTACTCTCACTCTGCTTTCAGGCGTGTTCATCACAAAGGGAGATGTTGGTGTGGGGACTATTGTGGGATCAGCGGTTTTTAACATCCTGGTCATTATTGGGCTCTGCGGCATCTTCTCTGGACAGGTTTGTGTggcttttacatttattaccaCAAATCCATAGTTAGAGACCCAGACTGCAGCCTATTTTAGAAGCAGCTCTTGGCACATCAATACAAAGAGtctcacaaatgtttttatgtctctgaacgtttctacattttgttacattgcaAACGTaaacttttaatgcattttattttggttttttgggtGATAAAcaaagggctgcacagtggcgcagttggtagagctgttgccttgcagcaagaaggtcctgggttcgattcccggcccggagtctttctgcatggagtttgcatg harbors:
- the LOC122836949 gene encoding GRIP1-associated protein 1-like isoform X1 is translated as MDITEENISRMDMLEKIAELDYSQSQLRELNTEMRHWLDVADDDMAVLRSENASLRKQVKDLERIFSELQQVEVEPSGPLLPDGLDENKICEKKIQDLEQETLKVQEENKELIIKMKILKQEQEQDKIALNKLRTEFENLEIGVEEVQLELQRRDELIHQKNSQLKHLEETVEEYSEVIKDLRLTKQELIYQLEERRDEASFAAVTEAMREEGRQPNPHLSIAEEIHQLFSSAGMNFCTNETMDSISEASDLDNNMESGEKEQLESSILATNLQPKRGSRCAAILRATIRKLIMLCLFSVCVLVFILCGFWVRNAGNFFSNSLIMLPPYVSVQYEALPPI
- the LOC122836949 gene encoding GRIP1-associated protein 1-like isoform X2, translated to MDMLEKIAELDYSQSQLRELNTEMRHWLDVADDDMAVLRSENASLRKQVKDLERIFSELQQVEVEPSGPLLPDGLDENKICEKKIQDLEQETLKVQEENKELIIKMKILKQEQEQDKIALNKLRTEFENLEIGVEEVQLELQRRDELIHQKNSQLKHLEETVEEYSEVIKDLRLTKQELIYQLEERRDEASFAAVTEAMREEGRQPNPHLSIAEEIHQLFSSAGMNFCTNETMDSISEASDLDNNMESGEKEQLESSILATNLQPKRGSRCAAILRATIRKLIMLCLFSVCVLVFILCGFWVRNAGNFFSNSLIMLPPYVSVQYEALPPI